One genomic region from Balaenoptera musculus isolate JJ_BM4_2016_0621 chromosome X, mBalMus1.pri.v3, whole genome shotgun sequence encodes:
- the SNX12 gene encoding sorting nexin-12 isoform X1, with protein MSDTAVADTRRLNSKPQDLTDAYGPPSNFLEIDIFNPQTVGVGRARFTTYEVRMRTNLPIFKLKESCVRRRYSDFEWLKNELERDSKIVVPPLPGKALKRQLPFRGDEGIFEESFIEERRQGLEQFINKIAGHPLAQNERCLHMFLQEEAIDRNYVPGKVRQ; from the exons ATGTCGGACACGGCAGTAGCTGACACTCGGCGCCTTAACTCGAAGCCGCAGGACCTGACTGACGCTTACGGGCCGCCAAGTAACTTCCTGGAGATCGACATCTTTAACCCACAGACGGTGGGCGTGGGCCGCGCGCGCTTCACCACCTATGAGGTTCGCATGCGG ACAAACCTACCTATCTTCAAGCTGAAGGAGTCCTGTGTACGACGGCGCTACAGTGACTTCGAGTGGCTAAAAAATGAGCTGGAGCGAGATAGTAAG ATTGTAGTACCACCACTGCCTGGGAAAGCCTTGAAGCGGCAGCTCCCTTTTCGAGGAGACGAAGGGATCTTTGAGGAGTCCTTTATTGAAGAAAGGAGGCAGGGCCTCGAACAGTTTATTAACAA AATTGCTGGGCACCCACTGGCTCAGAACGAACGCTGCCTACACATGTTCCTGCAGGAGGAGGCAATTGACAGGAACTACGTCCCTGGGAAGGTGCGCCAGTAG
- the SNX12 gene encoding sorting nexin-12 isoform X2 — protein MSDTAVADTRRLNSKPQDLTDAYGPPSNFLEIDIFNPQTVGVGRARFTTYETNLPIFKLKESCVRRRYSDFEWLKNELERDSKIVVPPLPGKALKRQLPFRGDEGIFEESFIEERRQGLEQFINKIAGHPLAQNERCLHMFLQEEAIDRNYVPGKVRQ, from the exons ATGTCGGACACGGCAGTAGCTGACACTCGGCGCCTTAACTCGAAGCCGCAGGACCTGACTGACGCTTACGGGCCGCCAAGTAACTTCCTGGAGATCGACATCTTTAACCCACAGACGGTGGGCGTGGGCCGCGCGCGCTTCACCACCTATGAG ACAAACCTACCTATCTTCAAGCTGAAGGAGTCCTGTGTACGACGGCGCTACAGTGACTTCGAGTGGCTAAAAAATGAGCTGGAGCGAGATAGTAAG ATTGTAGTACCACCACTGCCTGGGAAAGCCTTGAAGCGGCAGCTCCCTTTTCGAGGAGACGAAGGGATCTTTGAGGAGTCCTTTATTGAAGAAAGGAGGCAGGGCCTCGAACAGTTTATTAACAA AATTGCTGGGCACCCACTGGCTCAGAACGAACGCTGCCTACACATGTTCCTGCAGGAGGAGGCAATTGACAGGAACTACGTCCCTGGGAAGGTGCGCCAGTAG